From Halomicrobium salinisoli, the proteins below share one genomic window:
- the rpsB gene encoding 30S ribosomal protein S2 has product MSGNENEGLDASESDVDTEAEAAEDVDAETGADEATDTEEAPADAPAEEAEAEDETPQLDEDVMPDDEADLLIPVEEYLGAGVHIGTQQKTKDMERFIHRVRTDGLYVLDVSMTDQRIRTAADFLENYDPEQILVASSRQYGRFPAEKFADAVGARARTGRFIPGTLTNPDYDGYIEPDVVVVTDPIGDAQAVKEAITVGIPVIAMCDSNNTTSNVDLVVPTNNKGRKALSVVYWLLANETLDRRGADTVYALEDFESDL; this is encoded by the coding sequence ATGAGCGGCAACGAGAACGAAGGTCTCGACGCGTCCGAGTCCGACGTCGACACCGAGGCCGAGGCGGCCGAGGACGTCGACGCCGAGACGGGCGCCGACGAGGCTACAGACACTGAAGAAGCGCCCGCCGACGCCCCGGCCGAGGAGGCCGAGGCCGAGGACGAGACACCGCAGCTGGACGAGGACGTCATGCCCGACGACGAGGCCGACCTCCTCATTCCCGTCGAGGAGTACCTCGGCGCCGGGGTCCACATCGGTACCCAGCAGAAGACCAAGGACATGGAGCGGTTCATCCACCGCGTCCGGACCGACGGTCTGTACGTGCTGGACGTGTCGATGACCGACCAGCGGATCCGCACGGCCGCGGACTTCCTGGAGAACTACGACCCCGAGCAGATCCTGGTCGCCTCCTCGCGCCAGTACGGTCGGTTCCCGGCCGAGAAGTTCGCCGACGCCGTGGGCGCCCGCGCCCGCACCGGCCGCTTCATCCCGGGCACGCTGACCAACCCCGACTACGACGGGTACATCGAGCCCGACGTCGTCGTTGTGACCGACCCGATCGGTGACGCGCAGGCCGTCAAGGAGGCCATCACCGTCGGCATCCCGGTCATCGCGATGTGCGACTCCAACAACACCACGTCCAACGTGGACCTCGTGGTGCCCACGAACAACAAGGGTCGCAAGGCCCTCTCGGTCGTCTACTGGCTGCTCGCCAACGAGACCCTCGACCGCCGCGGCGCCGACACCGTCTACGCGCTCGAGGACTTCGAGAGCGACCTCTGA